In Sphingobium herbicidovorans, the genomic window TCAATGGGCGGCATCCGTCTTTCAACCATTGCACGGGCGTTGATGGCTTCTACCGCGCTGGTGGCGACCCCAGCGCTCGCGCAGTCTGCTCGAACAGCCGAAGCTATTTCGTCGGCCGACCAGACGGCGGGGCCGGGCGAGGCGGAGCGGCAAGGCGGGCTTTCCGACATCATCGTCACCGCGCGCAGGCGCGTCGAAAACATCCAGAACGTGCCGGTTGCGGCGACGGTCGTTTCCCAGGAGCAAATCGAAAACTTTGGCATCTCGTCAATCGAAAAGGTGGTTTCGCTTGCGCCGCAGCTTATTGTCGGACGTAGCGGCTCGGGCAACGGTGCTTCGATCGGTCTCCGCGGCATCAGTGTGAATGCCTCGTCGCTCAGCCTCGAGCAGTCAGTCGCCGTCGTGGTCGACGGCGTTTACTACAGCGGTGGCCGCATGCTCAATCTCGGCCTGTTCGATCTTCAGCAGGTGGAGCTCCTGAAAGGGCCGCAGTCGCTATTCTACGGCAAGAACACGACGGCAGGTGCGCTATCTTTTACTACGGCGGATCCGACGCCGAGCCTCGAGGGCATGGTTCGCGTCGGCTATGAATTCCGCGGCGAGAACCCAAGCATCGAAAGCTTTGTCTCCGGCCCATTGAGCGACACGCTTTCGTTCCGCGTGGCGGGAAGGTTTTCCAAGCAATTTAAGGCGCTGATTGAGAACGTTTCGATCGGGGGCCAGCACGTAACGAAAGACATTGTCACTGGCCTTGCAACCGTTCACCCCTATCCAGCCGCGGTAGACGACGGCGAGCGCAGCGCGACTTTTCGCGGCACACTGAAGTTCCAACATGAAAATCTCTCGGCCACGCTCAAGGCGACCTACAACAGCTACTTCTCTCAAACGCCGAACAGCAGCACAGTCATCGGGGTCTGCGAACAAGGCTTCGTTCAAAGCGATCCCACCGCCCCCTGCGGCCGGGTCTTTAAAAACGTACAAGGCGCCCTGCCGCCAGACATGGCGGCGATACAGGAACTCCGCGCCGATCGTAATGGCGGTCGCACGTTCCTGGACTTCAAGGCGTTTAACACGACGCTGAACCTTGAATACGAGCTTGAGGACGTTTCCTTCAATTTGGTTCCTGCCTACACTACCTGGACGACCTACTTGCTCGGCGATTCCGACTATACTGAAAGGAACCTGACGCGCCCCATCGCGCTGGGAGGTAGCGGCGGCAACATCGGTGGCAACCTGGAAAAGCAGAACGCCTTCTCGATCGAGGCGCGTGCCCGGACACAATTCGACGGCATGATCAATGCCATGGTGGGTGGCTATTATCAAGATTCGGACCTCTACCTCGAACAGGCGTTCTTGAATGCCGGGGGGCCTGAGAACTCGGCCGCACCACGCCCGGAATGGCGCTACTTGACCGTGCGCAAGTCAAGTCACACATTCGGCAAGACCTATTCGGCATTTGGCCAGATCTTGGTGGACATCACGCCCGAACTCAACATCGCGGGCGGTGTACGATATTCGCACGAGACGAAGGATCAGCAACTTTCGCAGCCGTACGCCCATCCAGCCGCGTCGGGATCGTTCGTGGAGAAGACGTTCACTCTTACCCAGAAATTCGACAACACGTCACCGGAAGCTACAATAACATACAAACCGAATCGGAATCTCACAATCTACGCCAGCTACAGGACTGGCTACAAGTCAGGAGGCTATTCCATTTCTGGTGCGATCGGGCCAACGACAACTATATCGGACGCGGATTTCGAGCCTGAGAAGGTCAGCGGCTTCGAGGGCGGTATCAAGAGCACGCTGCTCGACAATCAACTGCGCCTAAACTTCAGCGTGTACCGGTACAAGTATACGGGCCTTCAGATCGATTACTTCAACCCGTTGACCCTCCGGTTCCTGACACTAAACGCCGGCTCTGCGCGTACCCAGGGCGCCGAACTCGATCTCGAGTACGCCCCATACAGCGTCCCTGGCTTGTCGCTGCGCGGGTCGGCGGCTTATACGGACGCCAATTATCTGCAGTTCCCTTTCGCACCATGTCTGTCCGGACAGACGCCCGCGGAGGGCTGCACTCTCAATCCGAACCCGACGACCGGTGCCTTCACTGCACAAAGTCTAGCGGGCCAGGAGATGCCGCAGGCCCCCAAGTTCACGGGGACGCTCGGTGTGGATTACGAAGGGCCTGTCGGCAGCAATGGGATGAAGTTCGGTATATCGCTGAACGGTCGCTACAGCAGCCGGTACAAGACTTACGCCTTCGCTCGCGATGATGCCGCGCGCTTCTACCAAAATGGTTACGCCGCGCTGGATGCGAGCATTCGGTTGTCCGGCAAGGATGACCGTTGGGAGTTGGCGATTCTGGGCAAAAACCTGACTAACCACTTCATCCAAGCGGCTGCGTTCGATCTTACCGGCACTGGAGCGCGCGCCGGATTGCCGACGGGCGTCCACGCAGATGTCCGCAGCTCGGTGTACGATCCGCGCACTGTGACGGTGCAAGCGACGGTCCGCTTCTGAGCCGTCGTAGGCTTGGCTAGGCAAGAGCAGCCTGCCTCGCTCGTTCTCCATTGCCTGCAAGTCCGCAGGGAATGGAGGCGAGTTCGTTCTTCAGCAGAATGAACTTGGATCGCAGAGGGCATGCGACGCGGCCCTGCCCGTCAGCCGAGCTTGCCGCACCATTCGACCAGGCCGCGACCAATCCGACCGATCTCTTCGTCGCTGCGTGAGCCGGCGAATACCGACAGCGACAGCAGGAAATCGGAGCAGGATGCCGGAAGGGCCACAGCAACCGA contains:
- a CDS encoding TonB-dependent receptor, yielding MGGIRLSTIARALMASTALVATPALAQSARTAEAISSADQTAGPGEAERQGGLSDIIVTARRRVENIQNVPVAATVVSQEQIENFGISSIEKVVSLAPQLIVGRSGSGNGASIGLRGISVNASSLSLEQSVAVVVDGVYYSGGRMLNLGLFDLQQVELLKGPQSLFYGKNTTAGALSFTTADPTPSLEGMVRVGYEFRGENPSIESFVSGPLSDTLSFRVAGRFSKQFKALIENVSIGGQHVTKDIVTGLATVHPYPAAVDDGERSATFRGTLKFQHENLSATLKATYNSYFSQTPNSSTVIGVCEQGFVQSDPTAPCGRVFKNVQGALPPDMAAIQELRADRNGGRTFLDFKAFNTTLNLEYELEDVSFNLVPAYTTWTTYLLGDSDYTERNLTRPIALGGSGGNIGGNLEKQNAFSIEARARTQFDGMINAMVGGYYQDSDLYLEQAFLNAGGPENSAAPRPEWRYLTVRKSSHTFGKTYSAFGQILVDITPELNIAGGVRYSHETKDQQLSQPYAHPAASGSFVEKTFTLTQKFDNTSPEATITYKPNRNLTIYASYRTGYKSGGYSISGAIGPTTTISDADFEPEKVSGFEGGIKSTLLDNQLRLNFSVYRYKYTGLQIDYFNPLTLRFLTLNAGSARTQGAELDLEYAPYSVPGLSLRGSAAYTDANYLQFPFAPCLSGQTPAEGCTLNPNPTTGAFTAQSLAGQEMPQAPKFTGTLGVDYEGPVGSNGMKFGISLNGRYSSRYKTYAFARDDAARFYQNGYAALDASIRLSGKDDRWELAILGKNLTNHFIQAAAFDLTGTGARAGLPTGVHADVRSSVYDPRTVTVQATVRF